The DNA window TCTAGTGCTGTTCATTTGATGGGTTACATATTCACAAGGCTTTATCACTTGTGCTATTactatctaattttttaaaaaacaattttcagTTTATAagctttaataaataatgattttttaacaTTACGATTATTCTACGACTTAAAATTCAAGTACGTGATTTTATGAAATCTGAAGTCAATTTCAATCCAAATTACTCGAATTTTTTGTCATAATTGGTTGATTTCAGGAAATGCCTTTTATACCCAACCGAGTTTAAAGAATAGAGGatattttagtattttcaCCTCGcttctcaaaatgaaaatgtcgatatatataaatattattttgttttttcaaatttaggcGGTGAAAATATTTtggctctttttttttttttttttttttttNtttttttttttttttttttttttttttttttttttttttttttttttttttttttttttttctgtcgATTATTCAACTTGCTCCTCCCTTATCTCGTGCGCGCTTACAAAGGCCTCTTGCCTCTCTCACGCGCGTTCACAGTTTCTTAAAATCGCTTCGTCATTTCTGTCCATTGCTCCCAACATTCTTCAGATCAACAAGAAAACCTCATCTCCAGAGATCCGCAACGCAATAGTAGCCTTCATCTGCAGATCTTAAGATCATTCATCTCTGTTTAGGATTTTACAAGGTTTGGTTTCGATTTCCGCAGCTGCATTCGTTTTTTCGGGAATGTTTTGACTTCTCTTGCTTATAATCTCTATTGTATTGTTGATCTATCAGCAAAGCCCTATCCGTATTAACTTCCTAATCGTTCTCTCCTCTCGATCTCTCAGCCGCAATGCAGAGCCCTAACTCATCAAGTGAAGAACGTCGATTAGAAGTTCGAAAATTAGAGATTTCGGACAAGAACAAGGGATTCATTGAGCTATTGCAGCAACTGACCGTTTGCGATTCTGTGTCCGACAAGGACTTCGAAGATAGGTTTCAGGAATTAATCGCCCTTGGAGACGATCATATCATTTGTGTCATAGAGGACGATCGATCGGGGAAGATCATCGCCACTGGAAGCGTTTTCATCGAGAAGAAATTCATAAGAAACTGTGGGAAAGCAGGGCACATCGAAGACGTGGTGGTGGATTCGAATGCTCGAGGGATGCAATTAGGGAAGANCATTTGTGTCATAGAGGACGATCGATCGGGGAAGATCATCGCCACTGGAAGCGTTTTCATCGAGAAGAAATTCATAAGAAACTGTGGGAAAGCAGGGCACATCGAAGACGTGGTGGTGGATTCGAATGCTCGAGGGATGCAATTAGGGAAGAAAATCGTAGAGTTTCTTACGAATCATGCTCGTGCAATGGGATGCTATAAGGTAATTCTTGATTGCAGCGTTGAGAATCGAGGATTCTACGAGAAGTGTGGGTTCGAGCATAAGGCGATTCAGATGGCGAAATACTTCAGTTGAAGAAGCCAATAACGTGTTGCGACTTCGCGATTGTAAGTGGATTCTTCTCTGGAGAATTTTCCTGCGCAATTACCTTTCatatttctctttgttttgatGAATTTCTTCGAACACAAATTATTCGCGTCTCACTCTCACTTTCTTCAAAAGTGAATTTCTCGGTATTGAATATTCTGTTGGTGTCAAAATCTGGTTAGCTTCGGTTCATAGTAATAGTAATTACAGGACGATAATAATtcccaagaaaataataattattattatttagttcctgttaaaaaaaaaaggtttagtTACCTGTGAAAGCCTCAGAttcataacttttaaaaatcaattaattaatgatatataaatttaaattttataacaataatagattctttctttccacCGTCccaatgataaataaaaatatgaaaaggaCATCACGAGCCATTACTTTATAACAAGAATAGATTCTTACTGTCCCCCGTCCCAATGatcaatgaaaaatagaattttataagaaaaggACATCATGAACCATTTGTACTGACAATTTGGTTTAGAATgacattataaaaattttaagctaAGATCAACTTAATTAGagttcaaattaaaattgaaactgtAAGTAAAAGTAGACTTATTGAACCATGTTTGGGtagaaacaataatttatttgtctGAAAATGCATGGTTGAGCTAGTTATACACAGACATTTAGGAACTACTTAGCAGAGATTAAGGTATTGAATGTTTTGACAAGATGGCTGATCCTTTGTAGTGGCGCCCCCATCAAGACATTAGAATTAAACGCAAGCCAAATAGGACTGCAAATTGTTGTGTTCTGTGCTATATTCTCAATttgattcttttaattttacagTGTTGGAATGATAAGACCTAGACCACTCCCTTGAATTTTTACATAGTAAATCACAGTTATGCAGTCTAATCCTCCTATAAAAAAGAAGCTCTGTTatgaagcagaatcacaatcTTCGGTACTCTCCCAAACAGAGAAACCATTTCCCCAATTAACATTGAAAGCCACCCTTATACCCTGCGGGCTAATCAACAGCT is part of the Cucurbita pepo subsp. pepo cultivar mu-cu-16 chromosome LG03, ASM280686v2, whole genome shotgun sequence genome and encodes:
- the LOC111789886 gene encoding glucosamine 6-phosphate N-acetyltransferase isoform X2, whose amino-acid sequence is MQSPNSSSEERRLEVRKLEISDKNKGFIELLQQLTVCDSVSDKDFEDRFQELIALGDDHIICVIEDDRSGKIIATGSVFIEKKFIRNCGKAGHIEDVVVDSNARGMQLGKKIVEFLTNHARAMGCYKVILDCSVENRGFYEKCGFEHKAIQMAKYFS
- the LOC111789886 gene encoding glucosamine 6-phosphate N-acetyltransferase isoform X1, translating into MQSPNSSSEERRLEVRKLEISDKNKGFIELLQQLTVCDSVSDKDFEDRFQELIALGDDHIICVIEDDRSGKIIATGSVFIEKKFIRNCGKAGHIEDVVVDSNARGMQLGKKIVEFLTNHARAMGCYKVILDCSVENRGFYEKCGFEHKAIQMAKYFS